In one window of Photorhabdus laumondii subsp. laumondii DNA:
- the hisA gene encoding 1-(5-phosphoribosyl)-5-[(5-phosphoribosylamino)methylideneamino]imidazole-4-carboxamide isomerase, whose protein sequence is MIIPALDLIDGKVVRLHQGDYAQQRDYQHDPLSHFQQYEQQGAKLLHLVDLTGAKDPSARQIPLLRKLLAAVSIPVQVGGGIRTEEDVKTLLDAGANRIVIGSIAIKQPALVTQWFKRYGAENIVLALDVRINDTGMKQVAINGWQENSSVTLEQVIEQYLPCGLKYVLCTDISRDGTLTGSNVELYRAICQYYPQIVFQASGGIGTLNDIASLPTSGVAGVIIGRALLDEKFTLKEAIQCWQNA, encoded by the coding sequence ATTATCAACACGATCCTTTGTCCCACTTTCAACAATATGAACAACAGGGAGCAAAATTGCTCCATCTGGTCGACCTGACCGGCGCTAAAGATCCATCCGCCCGCCAGATCCCTTTACTGCGCAAATTACTTGCAGCAGTTTCTATACCTGTTCAGGTCGGCGGCGGCATCCGTACAGAAGAAGATGTGAAAACATTGCTTGATGCGGGTGCCAACCGGATAGTGATTGGCTCTATCGCCATAAAACAACCGGCACTCGTTACCCAATGGTTTAAACGTTATGGTGCCGAAAATATTGTGCTGGCGCTGGATGTTCGTATCAATGATACAGGCATGAAACAGGTTGCCATCAATGGCTGGCAGGAGAATTCCTCCGTCACTCTGGAACAGGTTATTGAGCAATATCTGCCTTGCGGGTTGAAATATGTACTGTGTACAGATATCTCCCGCGATGGCACGCTAACTGGTTCAAATGTCGAATTATATCGGGCAATTTGCCAATACTATCCACAAATCGTATTTCAGGCTTCGGGGGGCATCGGCACGTTAAATGATATCGCTTCTCTGCCTACCAGCGGTGTAGCCGGGGTTATTATTGGTCGTGCATTACTTGATGAGAAATTTACCCTGAAGGAGGCAATTCAATGCTGGCAAAACGCATAA
- the yiaY gene encoding L-threonine dehydrogenase → MMTTTFFMTSVNMFGAGCLVEAVNTMKGDGYKRALIVTDRVLNEIGVAAKVQALLSDVDIESTVYDGTNPNPTTINVEEGLDILRQHNSDCVISLGGGSPHDCAKAIVLVAANGGDIRDYVGIGRSSKPHLPLISVNTTAGTASEMSRFCVITDTESHIKMAIADKKITPVLSVNDPELMVGMPKGLTAATGMDAMTHAVEAYVSPAASPITDACALKAISMISHSLRQAVADGSNIEARENMAYAQFLAGMAFNSALLGYVHAMSHQLGGTYDLPHGICNAVLLPHVQEFNAKAVAGRLKDIAAAMGVDVSAMNDQQGAAACIAEIRKLSKDIGIPSGLAELNVKLEDLPELATNALKDICCLTNPTQATHEEIVSIFKAAM, encoded by the coding sequence ATGATGACTACGACTTTTTTTATGACATCGGTAAATATGTTTGGTGCGGGTTGTTTGGTTGAAGCGGTAAATACGATGAAAGGTGATGGTTATAAGCGAGCATTGATTGTGACCGATCGTGTTTTAAATGAAATTGGGGTGGCAGCAAAAGTTCAAGCTTTATTATCTGATGTTGATATTGAGAGTACGGTTTATGATGGTACTAATCCGAATCCGACGACAATTAACGTTGAGGAAGGTTTGGATATTCTGCGTCAGCATAATAGCGATTGCGTTATTTCTTTAGGGGGTGGTTCGCCACATGATTGTGCAAAAGCTATTGTGTTGGTCGCTGCTAATGGAGGCGATATCCGGGATTATGTCGGTATTGGCCGTTCATCTAAACCGCATTTGCCATTAATCTCAGTCAATACTACCGCGGGTACTGCGTCAGAAATGTCACGTTTCTGTGTTATTACCGATACTGAAAGCCATATTAAAATGGCCATTGCTGACAAGAAAATAACACCTGTTTTGTCTGTGAACGATCCGGAATTAATGGTAGGAATGCCGAAAGGGTTAACCGCCGCAACTGGAATGGATGCAATGACTCATGCGGTTGAAGCCTATGTTTCTCCTGCGGCTAGCCCAATAACGGATGCTTGTGCATTGAAAGCAATCTCAATGATTAGTCACTCTTTACGCCAAGCAGTTGCAGATGGGAGCAATATAGAAGCACGTGAAAACATGGCCTATGCACAATTCTTGGCGGGGATGGCGTTTAATAGTGCATTACTGGGGTATGTACACGCCATGTCTCACCAATTGGGCGGTACTTATGATTTACCACACGGCATATGCAATGCTGTTTTATTACCACACGTTCAAGAGTTCAACGCTAAAGCGGTTGCGGGTCGTTTGAAAGATATTGCCGCTGCGATGGGGGTAGATGTAAGCGCTATGAATGATCAGCAAGGGGCTGCGGCATGTATTGCTGAAATTCGTAAGTTGTCAAAAGATATTGGTATTCCGTCGGGTCTAGCGGAACTGAATGTCAAATTAGAAGATTTACCAGAGTTAGCAACTAATGCCTTGAAAGATATATGTTGTTTGACTAATCCCACTCAAGCTACCCATGAAGAAATTGTTTCGATCTTTAAAGCGGCCATGTGA
- the hisIE gene encoding bifunctional phosphoribosyl-AMP cyclohydrolase/phosphoribosyl-ATP diphosphatase HisIE, which translates to MLTAQQIEKLDWEKVAYMMPVIVQHAISGDVLMMGYMNKEALNITISSGKITFFSRSKQRLWTKGESSGHFLNLVNIYPDCDNDTLLALADPIGPTCHFGTHSCFAPAQTEWGFLYQLEKLLASRKTADPDHSYTAKLYASGTKRIAQKVGEEGLETALAAAVNNREELTNEAADLMYHLMVLLQDQELDLSCVIRRLRER; encoded by the coding sequence TTGCTAACCGCACAACAAATCGAAAAACTGGATTGGGAAAAAGTCGCTTATATGATGCCGGTTATTGTGCAACATGCTATATCCGGCGATGTCCTCATGATGGGCTATATGAATAAAGAAGCACTGAATATTACTATCAGTTCAGGCAAAATCACTTTCTTTTCCCGCAGTAAACAACGTCTATGGACCAAAGGTGAAAGCTCCGGCCATTTTCTTAATTTGGTCAATATCTATCCTGATTGTGACAACGATACCCTGTTGGCACTCGCAGACCCAATCGGCCCTACCTGCCACTTTGGTACACACAGTTGTTTTGCTCCGGCACAAACTGAATGGGGATTTCTCTATCAGCTTGAAAAATTGCTGGCAAGTCGCAAAACAGCCGACCCTGACCATTCATATACAGCGAAGTTATATGCCAGCGGTACTAAACGAATCGCTCAAAAAGTGGGTGAAGAAGGGTTAGAAACCGCTTTAGCCGCGGCAGTGAATAATAGAGAAGAGCTAACGAATGAAGCAGCAGATCTGATGTATCACCTGATGGTTCTACTACAGGATCAAGAGCTGGATCTGAGTTGTGTCATTCGTCGATTACGGGAAAGATGA
- the hisF gene encoding imidazole glycerol phosphate synthase subunit HisF: protein MLAKRIIPCLDVRDGQVVKGIQFRHHEIIGDIVPLAQRYATEGADELVFYDITASSDGRVVDKSWITKVAEVIDIPFCVAGGIKTVEDAGQILSFGADKISINSPALTDPTLITRLADRYGVQCIVVGIDTWFDESTGRYQVYQFTGDEKRTKATQWQTLNWVKEAQHRGAGEIVLNMMNQDGVRNGYDLTQLKQVRDVCHVPLIASGGAGAPEHFLDAFKQANVDGALAASVFHKHIINICELKQYLSQQGVEIRTC, encoded by the coding sequence ATGCTGGCAAAACGCATAATTCCTTGCCTTGATGTTCGTGACGGGCAAGTGGTTAAAGGCATTCAGTTTCGTCATCACGAAATTATCGGCGATATTGTGCCACTTGCCCAACGTTATGCAACAGAAGGTGCAGATGAACTGGTTTTCTACGATATCACTGCCTCATCTGATGGACGGGTAGTCGATAAAAGTTGGATCACCAAAGTTGCGGAGGTGATTGATATTCCCTTTTGTGTCGCTGGTGGTATTAAAACTGTCGAAGATGCAGGGCAAATCCTTTCATTTGGGGCAGATAAAATCTCTATCAACTCCCCTGCACTGACTGATCCAACCTTAATTACTCGTTTGGCCGATCGTTATGGTGTTCAATGCATTGTCGTAGGGATTGACACCTGGTTTGATGAAAGTACAGGTCGCTATCAAGTTTATCAGTTTACCGGCGACGAAAAACGCACAAAGGCCACTCAATGGCAAACCCTCAATTGGGTAAAAGAAGCGCAACACCGTGGTGCAGGTGAAATCGTACTCAATATGATGAATCAGGATGGTGTCCGCAATGGCTACGATCTGACTCAACTAAAACAGGTGCGTGACGTTTGTCATGTTCCTCTCATTGCCTCTGGTGGTGCAGGCGCACCAGAACACTTTCTTGATGCCTTTAAACAGGCAAATGTCGATGGTGCACTCGCTGCATCTGTATTCCATAAACACATTATTAATATCTGTGAATTAAAACAGTACCTTTCACAACAAGGCGTGGAGATAAGAACTTGCTAA
- a CDS encoding beta/gamma crystallin domain-containing protein produces MTNKLVTGATFFDRKYFLGEAHHYPENDIIIPLPYDLNDRFRSVRIGTLSKVYAWRHQSDWEPGQRYREWEYDHPDIDREIRGLSKFKVAPKDTCLVALRLIDDTYSGIKFSMFTNTHCVGPVETTTDDDYALVGILPFETELVTAIAIRNTSTGVYINNGSFYFYRDANGVVTIDEKANFPKNLRIVNVGGNRFDIHIISTDFSN; encoded by the coding sequence ATGACTAATAAGCTAGTTACAGGTGCAACTTTTTTCGATAGAAAATACTTTCTGGGTGAAGCGCACCATTATCCAGAAAACGACATCATTATTCCATTGCCTTATGATCTTAACGATAGATTCCGTTCAGTAAGAATTGGAACGCTATCAAAAGTTTATGCATGGCGTCATCAGAGCGATTGGGAACCCGGCCAACGCTATCGTGAATGGGAATACGATCATCCAGATATTGATAGAGAAATTAGAGGATTATCTAAGTTTAAAGTGGCACCAAAAGATACCTGTCTGGTTGCATTAAGACTTATTGATGATACTTATTCAGGTATTAAATTCTCAATGTTCACGAATACACATTGCGTGGGCCCAGTTGAAACAACAACTGATGATGATTATGCACTGGTTGGTATACTGCCATTTGAGACCGAGTTAGTTACTGCCATTGCAATAAGAAATACCAGTACTGGAGTATATATCAATAACGGATCATTCTATTTCTATCGTGATGCGAACGGCGTTGTTACTATTGATGAGAAAGCTAATTTCCCTAAAAATCTCAGAATAGTTAATGTAGGTGGCAATCGTTTTGATATTCATATTATCAGTACCGATTTTTCTAACTAA
- a CDS encoding YbaK/prolyl-tRNA synthetase associated domain-containing protein gives MSSNEIFNRLTTLLDNHHASYRVMEHSTAGHSEEVAKIRGTQLGQGAKGLVCHVKGEGFRQYVLAVLPADQQADLSSLAKQIGGNRASLASPKEVFELTQCVFGAIPPFSFHPDLKLVADPLLFERFDELAFNAGSLERSVILNTQDYHRIAQPELMIFRRVE, from the coding sequence TTGTCCTCTAACGAAATATTTAACCGCCTGACCACATTACTGGATAATCATCATGCCAGCTATCGGGTGATGGAACATTCAACCGCCGGACATTCTGAAGAAGTTGCAAAAATCCGTGGTACACAACTTGGGCAAGGGGCAAAAGGGTTAGTTTGCCATGTTAAAGGGGAAGGATTCCGTCAATATGTACTCGCTGTACTGCCTGCGGATCAACAAGCAGACCTCTCTTCACTGGCAAAACAGATCGGTGGCAACCGTGCCTCACTGGCAAGTCCTAAAGAAGTTTTTGAACTGACTCAATGTGTATTTGGTGCTATTCCACCTTTTAGTTTTCATCCAGATCTGAAACTGGTTGCAGACCCTTTATTATTTGAACGTTTTGATGAACTGGCTTTTAATGCCGGCAGCCTTGAACGTTCAGTGATTCTTAACACCCAAGATTACCACCGAATTGCACAACCTGAATTGATGATTTTTCGTCGAGTAGAATAA